In a single window of the Chitinophagales bacterium genome:
- a CDS encoding RNA polymerase sigma factor RpoD/SigA — translation MRQLKISNKITQRDSIALDRYLQEIAKVNLLTAEEEVELAQKIKKGDNAALEKLVKSNLRFVVSVAKQYQNQGLALSDLVNEGNLGLIKAAERFDETKGFKFISYAVWWIRQSIMQSLVEHSRIIRLPVNKVGCFNQINKAMADFEQEYQREPTDDELEKLLKMNISEINAIIASANKPMSMDAPLGFEGGGNMYDIINSDELSETEKQIVSESLKKEIKKAMSVLPERDAEILSYYFGLKGEICMTLEEIGNIFGLTRERVRQIKERALRRIRKTSSCSSLKSYLD, via the coding sequence ATGCGGCAATTAAAGATAAGCAACAAGATTACTCAGCGTGACAGTATTGCTCTGGATCGCTATTTACAGGAAATTGCCAAAGTAAATCTCCTTACTGCCGAGGAGGAAGTAGAACTTGCACAGAAAATTAAAAAAGGCGATAACGCTGCCTTAGAAAAATTGGTGAAATCCAATTTGCGATTTGTAGTATCAGTAGCCAAGCAATATCAAAACCAAGGTCTTGCCCTTAGTGATTTGGTTAATGAAGGAAATCTCGGTTTAATCAAAGCAGCAGAAAGATTTGATGAGACTAAAGGCTTTAAATTTATCTCATATGCTGTTTGGTGGATCCGTCAATCTATAATGCAGTCCCTGGTTGAACACTCAAGAATTATTCGTCTGCCTGTTAACAAAGTTGGCTGTTTTAATCAGATCAACAAAGCAATGGCCGATTTTGAGCAGGAATATCAAAGAGAACCTACGGATGATGAATTGGAGAAGCTCTTAAAGATGAATATCAGTGAAATCAATGCAATTATTGCTAGCGCCAATAAGCCTATGTCTATGGATGCACCTCTTGGTTTTGAGGGCGGTGGCAACATGTATGATATCATTAACAGTGATGAGCTCAGCGAAACTGAAAAACAAATTGTATCAGAATCCCTGAAAAAAGAAATCAAAAAAGCAATGTCTGTACTTCCCGAAAGAGATGCTGAAATTCTTTCTTATTATTTTGGCCTGAAAGGTGAAATTTGCATGACACTAGAGGAAATCGGAAATATATTTGGACTTACACGCGAACGGGTAAGGCAAATTAAAGAGCGTGCCTTAAGGAGAATCCGTAAAACTTCTTCTTGTTCAAGTCTTAAATCTTATCTGGATTAA
- a CDS encoding TrkA family potassium uptake protein — MKDSRFAIIGLGRFGTAIAKTLSKKGAEVVAIDVNEEFVDVLRDDVAYPVTMDATDIKALKAQSIEDVDVAIVAIGTNFESELLITANLLELKVKRIIARAMNPTQKMILEKIGVKEIVSPEVEVGVSLAEKLLNPGILTFLQLPDDYEIVEVEAPVNCVGRTLRELDLRKKYQINLITIKRKELKISNKEKEVSHVIGVPDPETEILETDTLLLLGINKDINRFIEVNQ; from the coding sequence ATGAAGGATTCTCGATTTGCTATAATTGGTCTTGGTAGATTTGGCACTGCCATTGCCAAAACCCTTTCCAAAAAAGGTGCTGAAGTTGTAGCCATTGATGTAAATGAGGAATTTGTAGATGTACTTAGAGATGATGTAGCCTACCCCGTAACTATGGATGCAACCGATATCAAAGCACTGAAAGCTCAAAGCATAGAAGATGTAGATGTAGCTATAGTCGCCATTGGCACCAATTTTGAAAGCGAATTGCTGATCACTGCAAATTTGCTAGAGCTCAAAGTGAAAAGGATTATTGCCAGAGCAATGAACCCCACTCAAAAAATGATCCTTGAAAAAATAGGCGTCAAAGAAATTGTTTCTCCTGAAGTGGAAGTTGGTGTATCCCTGGCTGAAAAATTGTTGAACCCGGGAATTTTAACTTTTTTGCAATTACCGGATGACTATGAAATTGTAGAAGTTGAAGCACCTGTAAATTGCGTAGGCAGGACACTTCGCGAGCTCGATCTGCGTAAAAAATACCAGATCAATCTCATTACAATTAAACGTAAAGAACTTAAAATATCAAATAAGGAAAAGGAAGTCAGCCATGTAATTGGTGTGCCAGATCCCGAAACGGAGATATTAGAAACTGATACTCTCCTACTCCTGGGTATTAACAAAGACATCAATCGCTTTATTGAAGTGAATCAATAA
- a CDS encoding ketoacyl-ACP synthase III, whose protein sequence is MAFLQIKNVAISGIAASVPENTISNSDYPFANERERDLFIKSTGIEQRRIIDQAYTAADLCAQAALKLMKDMQLKHSDIKLLIFVTQTPDYITPATAVKLQHELGLNEDCLAFDINLGCSGYVYGLSVAASLLSNIPNPEAKALLLVGDTSSACISEADKSTAPLFSDAGSATVLNKSEGEHMDFLMSSDGSGYESIIIPDGGYRNPFSESSLEMKEESEGINRNATHLILKGIDIFNFSVKRVPAQINELLNLENKKVEDVNYYVFHQANKLINDTIAKKLKLSRDQAPLSLKKFGNTSSASIPITMVYCLRAVLSENKATDLILSGFGVGLSWASVYLKTKKLYCPKLVEV, encoded by the coding sequence ATGGCTTTTCTACAAATTAAAAATGTGGCAATAAGCGGCATTGCAGCATCTGTGCCGGAAAATACAATTTCTAATTCCGATTATCCTTTTGCCAACGAGCGCGAACGCGATCTTTTTATCAAAAGCACAGGAATTGAGCAGCGAAGGATAATCGATCAAGCATACACTGCCGCTGATCTTTGTGCCCAAGCTGCATTGAAGTTAATGAAAGACATGCAGCTCAAGCATTCTGATATTAAACTCCTGATTTTCGTAACACAAACTCCTGATTATATCACTCCTGCTACTGCTGTTAAATTGCAACATGAACTTGGATTGAATGAAGATTGTCTTGCTTTTGATATTAACCTTGGTTGTTCAGGCTATGTTTATGGACTTTCAGTAGCTGCTTCATTGCTTTCTAATATTCCAAACCCAGAAGCAAAAGCACTTCTATTGGTGGGAGATACTTCCTCTGCTTGTATTTCCGAAGCAGATAAAAGTACAGCTCCACTCTTTTCTGATGCAGGTTCAGCAACAGTTTTGAATAAAAGCGAAGGGGAGCACATGGATTTTCTAATGTCGTCTGATGGATCGGGTTATGAGAGCATAATTATTCCTGATGGAGGATACCGCAATCCTTTTAGTGAAAGCTCATTGGAAATGAAAGAAGAATCTGAGGGTATCAATCGCAATGCTACACATTTGATTTTGAAAGGTATTGATATTTTTAATTTCTCGGTAAAACGCGTGCCTGCTCAAATTAATGAGTTGTTAAACCTGGAAAACAAAAAGGTTGAGGATGTGAATTACTATGTTTTTCATCAGGCCAATAAATTGATCAATGACACCATTGCTAAAAAACTAAAACTCAGTAGAGATCAGGCGCCACTTTCTCTTAAAAAATTTGGAAACACAAGTTCAGCTTCAATTCCTATTACAATGGTATATTGTCTGAGAGCTGTGCTTTCGGAAAATAAAGCCACTGATTTAATACTCTCGGGTTTTGGTGTTGGCTTGTCTTGGGCAAGTGTGTATTTGAAGACCAAAAAACTATATTGCCCGAAACTGGTAGAAGTATAG
- a CDS encoding choice-of-anchor B family protein — protein sequence MKKLIILLLCSITFLPGSAQKNMELRSVQLFNSTLSDVWGYASNGREYALVGLNNAFAIVDVTDPEQPDPLFSVPGYSSDWRDIHTWNDHAYVTNEKDGGLLIVDMSNLPDSISATSWTADTLLKSAHNIWIDENGYAYIFGFNSLNEQIPYNNRGVIIADLNNDPKNPDLINIYSENYVHDGYVRGDTMWLGEISAGFFSVVDVSDKNNLQVLASAETPGRFTHNVWLSDDGKTLFTTDEIEGGYFGAYDVSDLNNITELTRYREAVGTGLIPHNTHALGNYLWNSYYTYGVNLVDATRPDNLVETGRYDTSPFPSRGTYDGCWGTYPYLPSGNILASDIQEGLFVFTPTYTRACYLEGTITDSFSGTFLNGVNVELISTGAETKSDILGEYKTGIAESGMYDVRVHFQGCFSKIITDVQLSNGQVTVLDIEFECIVANTDEINEPATLELKAQPSAFNNQTELHFKGLKRESGQLQIFDLAGRVLKSLDLNTESGQVIIGENWAPGFYLAVLLSDNEKIIQKIQKL from the coding sequence ATGAAGAAACTCATTATCCTGCTTCTGTGCAGCATCACTTTTTTGCCAGGCTCAGCTCAAAAAAATATGGAACTTAGAAGTGTTCAATTATTTAACAGCACTTTGAGTGATGTTTGGGGATATGCTTCAAACGGTAGGGAATATGCACTTGTAGGGCTGAACAACGCTTTTGCTATAGTAGATGTTACCGATCCTGAACAACCCGATCCATTGTTTTCAGTACCGGGCTATTCCAGTGACTGGCGCGATATTCATACCTGGAATGACCATGCTTATGTCACCAATGAAAAAGATGGAGGATTATTAATTGTAGATATGTCCAATTTGCCCGACAGTATTTCTGCAACAAGCTGGACAGCAGATACACTTTTAAAATCAGCCCACAATATCTGGATTGACGAAAATGGCTATGCCTATATTTTTGGTTTTAACAGTCTGAACGAGCAGATACCATACAACAATCGCGGAGTCATCATTGCTGACTTGAACAATGATCCTAAAAACCCTGACTTGATCAATATCTATTCTGAAAATTATGTGCATGATGGTTATGTTCGTGGTGATACCATGTGGTTGGGAGAAATTTCCGCAGGATTTTTTTCGGTGGTAGATGTCAGCGATAAAAACAATTTGCAGGTGCTGGCAAGTGCTGAAACTCCTGGGCGATTCACGCACAATGTATGGCTGTCTGATGATGGCAAGACCCTATTTACCACTGATGAAATTGAAGGTGGTTATTTTGGTGCTTATGATGTTTCTGATCTAAACAATATCACTGAACTCACACGCTACCGGGAAGCAGTTGGCACCGGCCTTATACCGCACAATACTCATGCTTTGGGCAATTACCTTTGGAATTCCTATTATACCTATGGTGTAAACCTCGTAGATGCCACACGTCCTGATAATCTTGTAGAAACTGGCAGATATGATACTTCCCCTTTTCCTTCGCGAGGAACTTATGATGGATGCTGGGGAACCTATCCTTATTTACCTTCCGGTAATATTCTGGCTAGTGATATTCAGGAAGGACTTTTTGTTTTTACGCCTACTTATACACGCGCTTGTTACCTGGAAGGAACTATCACCGATAGCTTTAGTGGTACATTTTTAAATGGTGTCAATGTAGAATTAATCAGCACTGGAGCCGAAACAAAAAGTGATATCCTTGGCGAATACAAAACAGGAATAGCAGAGAGCGGCATGTACGATGTTCGTGTTCATTTTCAGGGTTGTTTTTCTAAGATCATTACCGATGTTCAACTTTCAAATGGGCAGGTTACGGTGCTCGATATTGAATTTGAATGTATAGTTGCAAATACAGACGAGATAAACGAACCAGCAACACTTGAATTAAAAGCCCAGCCAAGTGCTTTCAACAATCAAACAGAATTACATTTTAAAGGATTAAAACGTGAATCAGGTCAATTACAAATCTTTGACCTTGCAGGCAGAGTATTAAAATCCCTTGATTTAAACACAGAGTCAGGACAGGTAATAATTGGAGAAAACTGGGCTCCGGGTTTTTATCTTGCAGTATTGCTTTCAGACAATGAAAAAATAATCCAAAAAATACAAAAGCTGTAA
- the pnp gene encoding polyribonucleotide nucleotidyltransferase, producing MSINPITKSVDLGNGKPISIETGKLAKQADGSVVVRQGNTMLLATVVSAKEAREGMNFLPLTVEYLEKYASAGKFPGGFFKREARPSEHEILIARLVDRALRPLFPDDYRSETQVIISLISAEKNTPPDALACLAASAAIAVSDIPFNGPVAEARVVRINGEFQINPSLDLLESADLDLLVAANKDNVIMVEGEMNEVSEKEMVEAIAFAHEAIKKACEVQLELAEAKGTKDVYREYSQEEKDEAFEKRVWDATFEKCKEIALQGLADKHKRSELLKAVKEEFKESLSEEELEEKGDLIGGYFHNAEKEAIRSVVLDKRVRLDGRKLDEVRPIWSEVNYLPSAHGSAIFTRGETQSLTTVTLGTKLDAQTIDGALIEGSHEFMLHYNFPPFCTGEAKFLRSTSRREIGHGNLALRALKRVIPSDNPYTIRVVSDVLESNGSSSMATVCAGTLALMDAGVKIKKPVSGIAMGLITDKSGKFAVLSDILGDEDHLGDMDFKITGTKDGITACQMDIKVDGLPYEVLTQALEQAKAGRAHIMNEMLKTIDAPREDFKPHAPRIVTLTVEKDLIGAIIGPGGKIIQEIQNSSGAKVSIEEVDGKGYVEIFSENKESIDQALAKIKGIISVPEPGEVYEGVVKSIMPYGAFVEFLPGKQGLLHISEISWTRIENLDGVFSEGDTVKVKLLEVDKKTGKYRLSRKVLLPKEAEEA from the coding sequence ATGTCTATTAATCCAATAACCAAGTCCGTTGATTTAGGCAACGGAAAACCAATTAGTATTGAAACCGGAAAACTCGCTAAACAAGCCGATGGCTCGGTTGTAGTACGCCAGGGCAACACCATGTTGCTCGCCACTGTAGTTTCTGCAAAAGAAGCAAGAGAGGGAATGAATTTCCTTCCTTTAACAGTAGAATATCTTGAAAAATATGCTTCTGCCGGAAAATTTCCAGGAGGTTTCTTTAAAAGAGAGGCACGTCCCTCAGAACATGAAATATTGATAGCCCGTCTTGTTGACCGTGCACTCAGGCCGCTTTTTCCGGATGATTACCGCTCTGAAACACAGGTGATTATTTCCCTGATCTCTGCCGAGAAAAACACTCCCCCAGATGCACTGGCCTGCCTTGCTGCATCTGCTGCAATTGCAGTTTCTGATATACCGTTTAATGGCCCCGTTGCTGAAGCACGCGTGGTTCGCATCAACGGAGAATTTCAAATTAATCCATCATTGGATTTGCTTGAAAGTGCAGATTTAGATTTACTCGTTGCCGCCAACAAAGACAACGTAATCATGGTGGAAGGAGAAATGAATGAAGTTTCAGAAAAAGAAATGGTTGAAGCCATTGCATTTGCACATGAAGCCATTAAAAAAGCCTGTGAAGTTCAATTGGAATTAGCTGAAGCTAAGGGAACAAAAGACGTTTACAGAGAATACAGTCAAGAAGAAAAAGATGAAGCATTTGAAAAACGTGTTTGGGATGCAACATTTGAAAAGTGTAAAGAAATTGCACTTCAAGGACTTGCCGATAAACACAAGCGCTCTGAGTTGCTCAAAGCAGTAAAGGAAGAATTTAAAGAAAGCCTTTCTGAAGAAGAGTTGGAAGAAAAAGGTGATTTAATAGGAGGTTATTTTCACAATGCTGAAAAGGAAGCCATTCGTTCAGTAGTATTAGATAAACGTGTTCGCTTAGATGGCAGGAAACTGGATGAAGTTCGTCCAATATGGTCGGAAGTGAATTATTTGCCTTCAGCACATGGTTCTGCAATATTTACGCGTGGAGAAACCCAGTCTTTAACAACAGTTACACTGGGTACCAAATTAGATGCACAAACTATTGATGGCGCACTTATAGAAGGCTCACATGAATTTATGTTGCACTACAATTTCCCTCCATTTTGTACAGGTGAAGCCAAATTTTTGCGCAGTACTTCCAGAAGAGAAATTGGACACGGAAACCTAGCACTGAGAGCTTTAAAAAGAGTAATTCCATCTGATAATCCATACACTATCAGAGTGGTTTCTGATGTATTGGAATCAAATGGTTCATCTTCAATGGCTACAGTATGTGCAGGAACCCTGGCATTGATGGATGCCGGAGTGAAAATCAAAAAACCCGTTTCCGGAATTGCAATGGGATTGATCACTGATAAAAGTGGGAAATTTGCTGTATTATCCGATATCCTTGGCGATGAAGATCACCTGGGTGATATGGATTTTAAAATAACAGGTACCAAAGATGGTATCACAGCCTGCCAGATGGATATTAAAGTCGATGGACTTCCATATGAAGTTTTGACACAAGCATTGGAACAGGCAAAAGCCGGTAGAGCACATATCATGAATGAAATGTTGAAAACAATTGATGCTCCAAGAGAAGATTTTAAACCACATGCTCCGAGAATAGTGACATTGACTGTTGAAAAAGATTTGATTGGCGCGATAATCGGGCCTGGAGGAAAAATTATTCAGGAAATTCAAAACAGCAGTGGAGCCAAAGTTTCTATTGAAGAGGTTGATGGCAAAGGCTATGTAGAGATTTTCTCAGAAAATAAAGAATCCATTGATCAGGCTTTGGCCAAAATCAAAGGAATTATTTCTGTTCCAGAACCCGGAGAGGTTTATGAAGGTGTTGTAAAATCAATTATGCCTTATGGCGCATTTGTAGAGTTTTTGCCCGGAAAACAAGGGTTATTGCACATCTCTGAAATTTCATGGACACGAATAGAGAATTTGGACGGTGTATTCAGCGAAGGAGATACTGTAAAGGTTAAACTACTCGAAGTAGATAAAAAGACAGGAAAATACAGATTGTCGAGAAAAGTTTTGTTGCCAAAAGAAGCTGAGGAAGCTTAA
- the rpsO gene encoding 30S ribosomal protein S15, whose amino-acid sequence MITAEKKKEIFKKFGANEKDTGSTKAQITLFTERIKEITGHLKNNKKDFSSTRSLINMVGKRKKLLKYLAKKDLEGYRALIKELNLRK is encoded by the coding sequence ATGATAACAGCAGAAAAGAAAAAAGAAATTTTTAAAAAATTTGGGGCCAATGAAAAAGACACCGGCTCTACCAAAGCCCAAATCACACTTTTTACGGAAAGAATCAAAGAAATCACTGGGCATTTGAAAAACAACAAAAAAGATTTCTCATCTACCCGCTCATTGATCAACATGGTAGGAAAGAGAAAAAAATTATTAAAATATCTTGCTAAAAAAGATTTGGAAGGTTACAGAGCCCTGATCAAAGAATTAAACTTAAGGAAGTAA
- a CDS encoding phosphopantetheine-binding protein: MDMDLKVFIDSLKVEFEKEEKENVAADVVFRDLDSWNSMMALIIIAKIDNDFDVTLSADELAGSKTFKDLYKLVCLKKTKVN, from the coding sequence ATGGATATGGATTTAAAGGTTTTTATCGATTCTCTGAAAGTAGAGTTTGAAAAAGAAGAAAAGGAAAATGTGGCTGCCGATGTTGTTTTCAGGGATTTAGATTCCTGGAATTCTATGATGGCACTAATCATTATTGCTAAAATCGACAATGATTTTGACGTAACCCTGAGCGCTGATGAATTGGCTGGGTCAAAAACATTCAAAGACCTTTACAAACTTGTTTGTTTAAAAAAAACTAAAGTCAATTAA
- the guaA gene encoding glutamine-hydrolyzing GMP synthase, whose protein sequence is MNERILIIDFGSQYTQLIARRVRELNVYSDIVPFNKIPEDSPDIKGIILSGSPFSVKDENAPTIDIERLLGKKPILAICFGAQMLAEQLGGKVSRSDSREYGRAKLSNILSKEGLFKDVSEDSQVWMSHGDTIIELPPDFELLAGTASVKVAAFNKIRKNNDEPPVYCLQFHPEVTHTDEGKSILKNFVTDICGCTGDWTPAAFIEETVEDIRNQVKDGKVVLGLSGGVDSSVAAMLLHQAIGKKLYCVFVNNGLLRKNEFDDVLHSYKDLGLNVIGVDSSDEFLDALDGVSDPEKKRKIIGKTFINVFQAEAKKIEDVEWLGQGTIYPDVIESVSVNGPSVTIKSHHNVGGLPEKLHLKVIEPLRFLFKDEVRNVGRQLGLPEFIIGRHPFPGPGLSIRIIGEIHRDKVRMLQEADHIFIENLKKHNLYNEVWQAGVMLLPVQSVGVMGDERTYENVVALRAVSSVDGMTADWCHLPYEFLALTSNEIINQVRGINRVVYDISSKPPSTIEWE, encoded by the coding sequence ATGAACGAAAGAATCCTAATTATAGACTTCGGCTCGCAATACACCCAGTTGATCGCCCGAAGAGTAAGAGAACTCAATGTTTATAGTGACATTGTCCCTTTTAATAAAATTCCGGAAGACAGTCCAGATATTAAAGGAATAATCCTTTCTGGAAGTCCTTTTTCAGTAAAAGATGAAAATGCCCCAACGATAGACATCGAAAGGCTATTGGGTAAAAAGCCCATTCTTGCCATCTGTTTTGGTGCGCAAATGCTGGCCGAGCAGCTGGGCGGAAAAGTCAGTCGCTCCGACAGCAGGGAATACGGCCGTGCAAAGCTGAGCAATATCCTTTCCAAGGAAGGGCTTTTCAAAGATGTAAGTGAAGACAGCCAAGTATGGATGTCGCATGGGGATACTATTATTGAATTGCCTCCCGATTTTGAATTGCTTGCCGGAACTGCGAGCGTGAAAGTTGCTGCTTTCAACAAAATCAGAAAAAACAATGATGAACCGCCTGTTTATTGCCTTCAATTCCATCCCGAAGTCACGCATACTGATGAGGGCAAAAGCATTCTGAAAAACTTTGTGACAGATATATGCGGATGCACAGGAGACTGGACACCGGCAGCATTTATTGAAGAAACTGTTGAAGATATCAGAAACCAGGTAAAGGACGGAAAAGTCGTGTTGGGGCTTTCAGGTGGCGTAGATTCTTCTGTAGCTGCCATGCTTTTGCATCAGGCTATTGGCAAAAAGCTGTATTGTGTATTTGTGAACAATGGCCTCTTGCGCAAAAATGAATTTGATGATGTATTGCATTCCTATAAAGACCTAGGGCTAAATGTAATAGGCGTTGACAGTTCTGATGAATTTCTCGATGCACTTGATGGTGTTAGTGATCCCGAAAAAAAACGCAAGATCATCGGAAAAACATTTATTAATGTATTCCAGGCAGAGGCAAAGAAAATTGAAGATGTAGAGTGGCTAGGGCAGGGCACCATTTATCCCGATGTTATAGAATCCGTTTCTGTAAATGGCCCTTCTGTTACCATCAAATCGCATCACAATGTCGGTGGATTGCCTGAAAAATTGCACCTGAAAGTAATAGAACCATTGCGCTTTTTGTTTAAAGATGAAGTCCGCAATGTAGGCCGTCAGCTCGGACTGCCTGAATTTATAATAGGAAGGCACCCCTTTCCCGGCCCTGGTCTTTCCATTCGTATTATTGGCGAAATTCATCGGGATAAAGTACGCATGCTTCAGGAAGCAGATCATATTTTCATAGAGAACCTTAAAAAGCACAATTTATACAATGAAGTGTGGCAGGCCGGGGTAATGCTGCTGCCAGTTCAAAGTGTAGGAGTAATGGGAGACGAAAGAACTTATGAAAATGTAGTAGCTTTGAGGGCAGTGAGTTCTGTAGATGGCATGACTGCTGACTGGTGTCATTTGCCCTATGAATTTTTGGCACTCACTTCCAATGAAATCATTAATCAAGTAAGAGGAATTAACCGCGTAGTTTATGACATCAGTTCCAAACCACCTTCTACAATTGAATGGGAGTAA
- a CDS encoding sodium-translocating pyrophosphatase, giving the protein MENTIYLVPALAIIGLIVMAYKSMWVKKQDAGTPKMQELATHIKEGALAFLNAEYRVLAIFVVVAGVLLGVVSAFVESTHWFIVVAFVIGAVFSAVAGNIGMRIATEANVRTTQAARSSLSKALNVSFNGGAVMGLGVAGLAVFGLSMLFILLYQYFMGGQWTENGTHDMTVVLEALAGFSLGAESIALFARVGGGIYTKAADVGADLVGKVEAGIPEDDPRNPATIADNVGDNVGDVAGMGADLFGSYVATVLAAMVLGNYVITDMGGSISDQFGGIGPILLPLVIAGIGIIFSIIGTMMVKVKEENASEASVQKALNIGNWASIILTGIAAYFLIHWMLPAQMQMEFFGEGSVGVTPNHVFGSVVIGLFVGAAISYFTEHYTAMNKGPVMSIVQNSSTGAATNIIAGLGVGMISTALPILLFAGAIWGAYSFAGFYGVSIAASAMMATTAMQLAIDAFGPIADNAGGIAEMSELPADVREKTDILDSVGNTTAAIGKGFAIASAALTALALFAAYVTFTGIDGINIFKAKVLSALFIGGMIPVVFSALAMNAVGRAAMEMVKEVRRQFKEIPGILEGTGKPEYGKCVEISTNAAIREMMLPGAITIVSPIIVGFAMGAESLGAYMAGVTVSGVLWAIFQNNAGGAWDNAKKSFESGVMIDGEMTYKGSEAHKAAVTGDTVGDPFKDTSGPSMNILIKLTCLIGLVIAPILGQVQGTGAHSQKEKAPEKEVLLGENDIAKEEAVLIKSIN; this is encoded by the coding sequence ATGGAAAATACAATCTATCTAGTACCCGCTTTGGCCATTATTGGCCTTATAGTAATGGCTTACAAATCAATGTGGGTTAAAAAACAAGATGCCGGCACTCCTAAAATGCAGGAACTGGCCACTCATATCAAAGAAGGTGCCCTTGCATTTTTGAATGCGGAATATCGTGTACTCGCCATATTTGTAGTTGTAGCAGGAGTTCTACTGGGTGTAGTTTCTGCCTTTGTAGAATCTACACACTGGTTTATTGTGGTTGCCTTTGTCATTGGTGCTGTATTTTCTGCAGTAGCAGGCAATATAGGAATGCGTATAGCTACTGAAGCCAATGTGCGCACAACCCAGGCAGCAAGAAGCAGTCTTTCTAAAGCATTGAATGTGTCTTTCAACGGAGGTGCCGTAATGGGACTGGGCGTTGCAGGCTTGGCTGTATTCGGTCTTTCTATGTTGTTTATATTGCTTTATCAATATTTTATGGGTGGTCAATGGACAGAGAATGGTACCCACGACATGACTGTAGTTTTGGAGGCATTGGCAGGTTTTTCACTTGGTGCTGAGTCTATTGCCCTTTTTGCCCGTGTAGGTGGCGGTATATATACTAAAGCTGCTGATGTAGGTGCCGATCTTGTTGGAAAAGTTGAAGCAGGAATTCCGGAAGATGACCCGAGAAACCCTGCAACAATTGCAGATAATGTTGGTGACAATGTTGGTGATGTGGCCGGAATGGGCGCTGATTTATTCGGTTCTTATGTTGCTACGGTATTGGCTGCTATGGTATTGGGAAATTATGTTATAACAGATATGGGTGGTTCTATAAGCGATCAGTTTGGAGGAATCGGCCCAATTTTGTTACCGCTTGTTATCGCAGGCATAGGAATTATCTTTTCTATTATTGGCACTATGATGGTTAAAGTAAAAGAAGAAAATGCCAGTGAAGCTTCTGTTCAGAAAGCCTTGAATATAGGCAACTGGGCTTCAATTATACTCACCGGTATTGCAGCTTACTTCTTAATCCACTGGATGTTGCCAGCACAAATGCAAATGGAATTTTTCGGAGAAGGCTCTGTAGGTGTTACTCCCAACCATGTATTTGGTTCTGTTGTAATCGGATTGTTTGTAGGTGCAGCTATTTCATACTTCACTGAACATTATACAGCAATGAATAAAGGCCCTGTAATGAGCATAGTTCAAAACTCATCAACAGGTGCCGCAACAAATATCATTGCAGGTCTTGGTGTGGGAATGATCTCTACGGCATTGCCAATTTTGCTGTTTGCAGGAGCAATCTGGGGCGCTTATTCATTTGCAGGGTTTTATGGCGTTTCCATTGCCGCTTCGGCTATGATGGCTACAACTGCCATGCAGTTGGCCATTGATGCTTTTGGTCCTATTGCTGACAATGCAGGTGGAATTGCAGAAATGAGCGAATTGCCTGCCGATGTAAGAGAAAAAACAGATATCCTCGATTCTGTGGGAAATACAACTGCAGCAATAGGTAAAGGTTTTGCCATTGCTTCAGCTGCTTTAACAGCTTTGGCACTTTTTGCAGCGTATGTCACCTTCACGGGAATTGACGGTATTAATATCTTTAAGGCAAAAGTTCTATCTGCTTTATTTATAGGAGGAATGATTCCCGTAGTATTTTCTGCATTAGCCATGAATGCTGTTGGTAGAGCCGCTATGGAAATGGTAAAAGAAGTGAGAAGACAATTCAAGGAAATACCCGGAATTCTGGAAGGAACAGGAAAACCGGAATACGGCAAATGCGTTGAAATCTCTACCAATGCAGCCATTCGTGAAATGATGCTTCCAGGAGCAATAACTATAGTATCCCCTATTATTGTAGGTTTTGCTATGGGTGCTGAATCACTTGGGGCTTACATGGCAGGGGTTACTGTTTCAGGTGTGCTTTGGGCCATTTTCCAAAACAATGCAGGAGGTGCCTGGGACAATGCTAAAAAATCTTTTGAATCAGGAGTAATGATCGATGGTGAAATGACTTATAAAGGCTCTGAAGCACATAAAGCTGCTGTTACCGGAGATACAGTTGGAGATCCCTTTAAAGACACTTCAGGCCCTTCAATGAACATTCTTATCAAATTGACATGCCTGATTGGATTGGTGATTGCGCCTATTTTGGGACAAGTGCAGGGAACCGGGGCTCACAGTCAGAAGGAAAAAGCTCCTGAAAAAGAGGTGCTGCTGGGTGAAAACGATATTGCTAAAGAAGAGGCAGTGCTAATCAAAAGTATCAACTGA